Proteins encoded by one window of Salvia splendens isolate huo1 chromosome 7, SspV2, whole genome shotgun sequence:
- the LOC121742152 gene encoding organ-specific protein S2-like: MRYTIASFLLLSLIACSVNARKDGGEYWQGVVKDQKVEGNGCHTVGETSIFHVKPKYEESFANDFKRRVHTTTHVNHLGFVREFEPRPSATSYVDNLKPQDEKSFVRDFEPRPSVTSYVGNVKPRNEESSVKDFEPRPNISAYTDDVSSKKEKSQTNDFEPRPNISAYTDDVSSKKEKSQTNDFEPRPNVSAYTDDVSSKKEKSNVGDFKPRPNISAYADDASSKKETSNGGDFEPRPNISAYTDDVSSKKEKSYGGDFEPRPNISAYTDDVSSKKKTYGGEFEPRPNISAYSDE, translated from the exons ATGAGATACACTATAGCTAGCTTCCTCCTCCTTTCACTG ATAGCTTGCAGTGTCAATGCAAGAAAAGATGGAGGGGAATACTGGCAAGGTGTTGTGAAGGATCAGAAAGTGGAAGGAAATGGCTGCCACACAGTGGGTGAGACATCAATCTTCCATGTCAAACCTAAGTATGAGGAATCTTTTGCAAATGACTTTAAGAGAAGGGTTCATACTACAACTCATGTTAACCATTTAGGTTTTGTGAGAGAGTTTGAGCCTAGACCTAGTGCTACATCTTATGTTGATAATCTCAAGCCTCAAGATGAAAAATCTTTTGTGAGAGATTTTGAACCTAGGCCTAGTGTTACATCTTACGTTGGCAACGTAAAGCCTAGAAATGAGGAATCTTCTGTAAAGGACTTTGAGCCTAGGCCTAACATTTCAGCATATACTGATGATGTTAGTTCCAAAAAGGAGAAATCTCAAACTAATGACTTTGAGCCTAGGCCAAATATTTCAGCATATACTGATGATGTTAGTTCCAAGAAGGAGAAATCTCAAACTAATGACTTTGAGCCTAGGCCTAACGTTTCAGCATATACTGATGATGTTAGTTCCAAGAAGGAGAAGTCTAATGTTGGAGACTTTAAGCCAAGACCTAATATTTCGGCATACGCCGACGATGCAAGTTCCAAGAAAGAGACATCTAATGGTGGAGACTTTGAGCCAAGACCTAATATTTCAGCTTATACTGATGATGTGAGTTCTAAGAAGGAGAAATCTTATGGTGGAGACTTTGAACCAAGACCTAATATTTCAGCATATACTGATGATGTCAGTTCCAAGAAGAAGACTTATGGTGGAGAATTTGAGCCAAGACCTAATATTTCAGCATACAGTGATGAGTGA
- the LOC121742153 gene encoding ras-related protein Rab7: MPSRRRALLKVIILGDSGVGKTSLMNQYVNKKFSNQYKATIGADFLTKEVQFEDRLFTLQIWDTAGQERFQSLGVAFYRGADCCVLVYDVNVMKSFDNLNNWREEFLIQASPSDPENFPFVVIGNKTDVDGGNSRVVSEKKARAWCASKGNIPYFETSAKEGTNVEEAFQVIAKNALKTGEEEEIYLPDTIDVGNSAQQRSTGCEC; the protein is encoded by the exons ATGCCGTCTCGCAGAAGAGCTCTCCTCAAGGTCATCATCCTCGGCGATAGCGG GGTCGGCAAGACCTCATTGATGAACCA ATATGTAAACAAGAAGTTTAGCAACCAGTACAAGGCTACAATTGGGGCAGATTTCTTGACAAAGGAAGTGCAGTTTGAGGATCGGCTTTTCACTTTGCAG ATATGGGATACAGCTGGCCAAGAAAGATTTCAAAGTCTTGGAGTTGCTTTCTATCGTGGTGCTGATTGCTGTGTGCTTGTCTATGACGTCAATGTCATGAAATCATTTGATAATCTTAATAACTGGAGGGAAGAGTTTTTGATTCAG GCTAGCCCTTCAGATCCGGAAAATTTCCCATTTGTGGTAATCGGGAACAAGACTGATGTTGATGGTGGAAATAGTAGAGTG GTATCTGAGAAAAAGGCTCGGGCTTGGTGTGCCTCAAAAGGGAATATTCCTTACTTTGAGACTTCTGCCAAGGAAGGCACCAATGTTGAAGAAGCTTTTCAGGTTATTGCAAAGAATGCCTTGAAGACtggagaagaggaagaaat atacCTGCCGGACACAATTGATGTTGGTAACAGCGCCCAACAAAGGTCAACTGGATGCGAATGTTGA
- the LOC121742283 gene encoding coatomer subunit gamma-like, with protein MAQPLVKKDDDRDEEADYSPFLGIEKGAVLQDARVFNDPQLDARRCSQVITKLLYLLNQGDSFTKVEATEVFFAVTKLFQSKDNGLRRMVYLIIKDLSPSADEVIIVTSSLMKDMNSRTDMYRANAIRVLCRITDGTLLTQIERYLKQAIVDKNPVVASAALVSGIHLLQTTPEIVKRWSNEVQEAVQSRAALVQFHALALLHQIRQNDRLAVSKLVTSLTKGTVRSPLAQCLLIRYTSQVIRETGVNSQTGDRPFYDYLESCLRHKAEMVIFEAAKAITELSNVTTRELTPAITVLQLLLSSSKPVLRFAAVRTLNKVAMTHPMAVTNCNIDMESLISDQNRSIATLAITTLLKTGNESSVDRLMKQITNFMSDIADEFKIVVVEAIRSLCLKFPLKYRSLMNFLSNILREEGGFEYKKAIVDSIVILIRDIPDAKESGLLHLCEFIEDCEFTYLSTQILHFLGNEGPKTSDPSKYIRYIYNRVILENATVRASAVSTLAKFGALVDSLKPRIFILLRRCLFDNDDEVRDRATLYLNSLGDGSVAETDKDVKEFLFGSLDIPLTNMETTLRNYAQNPTEEPFDIDSVPREVKSLPLVEKKAPGKKPTPLGPPPPAPTSASDAYERILSTIPEFANFGKLFKSSVPVELTEAETEYAVNVVKHIFDHHVVFQYNCTNTIPEQLLENVTVIVDASEAEEFSEVGVKPLKSLPYDTPAQTFVAFERPEGVPSVGKFSNTLRFTVKEVDTSTGEAEDDGVEDEYQLEDFEVVAADYILKVGVSNFRNAWESMDPDTERVDEYGLGPRESLVEAVNAVISLLGLQPCEGTETVPNNSRSHTCLLSGVYIGNVKVLVRLSFGMDSSKEVAMKLAVRSDDVNVSEALHEIVASG; from the exons ATGGCTCAACCGCTTGTCAAAAAAGACGATGATCGTGAtgaagaag CTGATTACTCaccatttttggggattgagaaGGGTGCGGTATTACAGGATGCTAGGGTTTTTAATGATCCTCAGTTAGATGCTAGGCGATGCTCACAG GTCATCACGAAGCTTTTGTACCTTCTTAATCAGGGTGACTCATTCACAAAG GTGGAGGCCACAGAAGTATTTTTTGCTGTCACAAAACTGTTTCAGTCTAAAGACAATGGTTTGAGAAGGATGGTATATCTAATTATAAAGGATCTTTCTCCCTCTGCTGATGAG GTTATTATTGTCACAAGCTCTTTAATGAAAGACATGAATAGTCGCACTGATATGTACCGAGCAAATGCGATCCGCGTCCTTTGTCGAATCACTGATGGAACACTTTTGACACAAATTGAGAGATACTTAAAGCAGGCTATTGTGGATAAAAATCCAGTTGTTGCAAGTGCTGCCCTTGTGAGTGGCATTCACCTGCTGCAG ACTACCCCAGAGATTGTCAAAAGATGGAGTAATGAAGTACAAGAAGCTGTTCAATCACGAGCTGCACTTGTACAATTCCATGCCCTTGCTCTGCTGCACCAG ATACGACAAAATGATCGGTTAGCTGTTAGCAAGTTGGTTACAAGCTTGACCAAGGGAACTGTTCGCTCTCCTTTGGCTCAGTGTCTATTGATCCGTTACACTAGTCAG GTTATCCGAGAGACTGGCGTTAATTCTCAGACTGGAGACCGCCCATTTTATGACTATCTCGAGAGCTGCCTTCGTCATAAAGCTGAAATGGTTATCTTTGAAGCAGCCAAAGCAATCACTGAGCTGAGCAATGTCACAACCAGGGAGTTGACTCCTGCAATAACTGTTTTACAACTTTTGCTAAGTTCTTCGAAGCCTGTGCTAAGGTTTGCTGCTGTTCGAACGCTAAACAAG GTGGCTATGACACATCCAATGGCTGTCACAAACTGTAATATAGACATGGAAAGTTTGATTTCCGACCAGAATAGAAGCATAGCTACTCTTGCCATTACCACACTGCTGAAAACTGGCAATGAATCTAGTGTTGATCGCCTGATGAAACAAATCACAAATTTCATGTCTGATATTGCCGATGAATTCAAGATTGTTGTGGTAGAAGCTATTAGATCACTGTGTCTGAAGTTCCCGCTGAAGTACAGATCTCT GATGAATTTCTTAAGCAATATACTAAGAGAAGAGGGCGGGTTCGAGTACAAGAAGGCAATTGTTGATTCAATTGTGATCTTAATTAGAGACATTCCAGATGCGAAAGAAAGTGGACTCCTGCACTTATGTGAATTCATTGAGGACTGTGAATTTACATATCTTTCTACCCAG ATACTTCACTTTCTTGGAAATGAGGGACCCAAGACATCAGATCCTAGCAAATATATCCGCTATATTTACAATCGAGTAATACTTGAGAATGCTACTGTCCGAGCCAGCGCTGTCAGCACACTGGCAAAATTTGGTGCCCTGGTTGATTCCCTGAAG CCTCGCATATTTATCCTATTGAGGCGTTGCCTATTCGACAATGATGATGAG GTTCGAGATAGAGCTACTCTTTATTTGAACAGTCTCGGTGATGGTTCAGTTGCTGAAACTGACAAAGATGTCAAGGAATTTTTGTTTGGATCACTTGATATACCACTAACAAATATGGAGACTACTTTGAGAAACTAT GCACAAAATCCTACTGAAGAACCTTTTGATATCGATTCTGTACCAAGAGAGGTAAAGTCTCTGCCCCTTGTTGAGAAGAAAGCCCCAGGAAAGAAACCAACTCCTTTGGGTCCACCACCTCCTGCACCCACTTCTGCATCCGATGCTTATGAAAGGATTCTTTCCACTATTCCTGAATTTGCAAATTTTGGAAAGCTTTTCAAG TCGTCAGTGCCAGTGGAGCTTACAGAAGCAGAAACTGAGTATGCAGTTAATGTCGTCAAGCACATATTTGATCACCATGTGGTGTTTCAGTACAATTGTACAAATACAATACCAGAGCAGCTGCTTGAAAAT GTGACTGTTATTGTCGATGCTTCTGAAGCTGAGGAATTCTCTGAAGTAGGAGTCAAACCTTTAAAATCACTTCCTTATGATACACCAGCCCAAACATTCGTGGCATTTGAGAGACCTGAAGGTGTCCCTTCAGTTGGGAAATTTTCTAACACGTTGAGGTTCACTGTTAAAGAG GTTGATACCTCTACCGGAGAGGCCGAAGATGATGGTGTGGAAGATGAATACCAGCTCGAAGATTTTGAGGTTGTTGCTGCTGATTACATTCTAAAAGTGGGCGTCTCTAACTTTAGGAATGCATGGGAAAGCATGGACCCTGATACGGAGCGCGTAGATGAATATGGCCTTGGCCCCAGGGAAAGCCTTGTCGAGGCTGTTAATGCAGTCATCAGTCTTCTTGGCTTGCAGCCTTGTGAG GGCACAGAGACAGTCCCAAACAACTCAAGATCGCATACATGTTTATTATCTGGTGTGTACATAGGCAACGTGAAGGTGCTTGTCCGTTTGTCATTTGGAATGGACTCGTCTAAAGAGGTGGCGATGAAATTAGCTGTGAGATCCGACGATGTGAATGTGAGTGAAGCCCTTCATGAAATAGTTGCTAGTGGATAG
- the LOC121742029 gene encoding cyclase-associated protein 1-like has translation MEEKLISRLESAVTRLESLSAGGFSGGGEISRDASAAGPSIAAFDDLISQYVNNVISVAENIGGQVLDISKIIEEAFNVQKELLVEISQTQKPDTAGLVAFLKPLNDVVAKLCALTEGRQSEFFNHQKTGADSIAALMWIAYTGKNCGMSMPTAHVEESWNMSEFYSNKILVEYKNKDPNHVEWVKVLKELFIPGLKDYVKAHYPLGPVWNASGKTIATNRGGPPPPQAPAAAQSSSSRPQQGMSAVFDEINSGKSVTSGLRKVTADMKSKNRTDRSGVVCVAQKESHAKKPSVTKTGPPKFELQLGRKWVVENQIGQKELVIDDCDAKQTIYVYGCQNSVLQVIGKVNNITLDKCSKMGLVFEDVVAACELVNCNSTEVQCQGVAPTISIDNTEGCQLYLSKYSLETSITTAKSEVNVLVPASEAGGDWIEHPLPVQYIHVYKDGQIVTTPMDHSGG, from the exons atggaagAGAAACTGATAAGCAGGCTAGAATCGGCGGTGACGCGGCTGGAGTCTCTTTCAGCCGGAGGTTTCAGCGGAGGCGGAGAGATCAGCAGAGACGCCAGTGCGGCAGGTCCTTCAATTGCGGCGTTTGACGATCTCATTTCGCAGTATGTTAACAACGTTATTAGCGTCGCGGAGAATATTGGAGGACAGGTTTTGGATATCTCGAAGATTATTGAGGAGGCGTTTAACGTCCAGAAGGAACTTCTCGTTGAAATCTCACAAACTCAG AAGCCTGACACGGCGGGGTTGGTTGCATTCCTGAAACCGTTGAATGACGTGGTTGCAAAATTGTGTGCATTAACAGAGGGAAGACAATCTGAGTTCTTCAATCACCAGAAGACGGGTGCTGATAGCATTGCAGCTCTCATGTGGATTGCATATACAGGAAAGAATTGCG GTATGAGCATGCCTACCGCACATGTTGAAGAAAGTTGGAATATGTCTGAGTTCTACAGTAATAAG ATTCTCGTAGAGTACAAGAACAAAGATCCGAATCATGTTGAGTGGGTAAAGGTTTTGAAGGAGCTCTTCATACCTGGTTTGAAAGATTATGTGAAGGCTCACTACCCACTGGGACCTGTTTGGAACGCCTCAGGGAAGACTATAGCAACTAATCGAGGTGGCCCTCCTCCTCCACAAGCTCCAGCTGCGGCACAATCTTCATCTTCGCGCCCTCAACAAGGGATGTCTGCTGTTTTTGATGAAATTAATTCTGGAAAGTCAGTTACTTCTG GTCTTAGAAAGGTCACTGCTGATATGAAAAGCAAGAACCGTACAGACAGAAGTGGTGTTGTTTGTGTTGCTCAGAAAGAAAGTCATGCTAAGAAACCTTCTGTGACCAAGACAGGACCTCCTAAATTTGAGCTTCAGCTTGGTCGGAA ATGGGTGGTGGAGAATCAGATTGGGCAAAAGGAACTAGTAATCGATGATTGTGATGCAAAGCAGACAATATACGTATATGGGTGCCAGAATTCTGTTCTTCAAGTCATTG GGAAAGTGAACAACATTACATTGGACAAGTGTAGCAAGATGGGGCTAGTCTTCGAG GATGTTGTGGCAGCTTGTGAGCTTGTCAACTGCAACTCCACGGAAGTGCAATGTCAGGGCGTGGCACCTACAATTTCGATTGACAACACTGAAGGATGCCAACTGTACTTGAGCAAATACTCTTTAGAGACTTCCATAACTACAGCCAAGTCTGAAGTCAATGTATTAGTACCCGCGTCTGAAGCAGGTGGCGACTGG ATAGAGCATCCTTTGCCAGTGCAATACATTCATGTATACAAGGATGGCCAAATTGTTACAACTCCAATGGACCACTCTGGAGGCTAA
- the LOC121742030 gene encoding probable receptor-like serine/threonine-protein kinase At4g34500 has translation MDDSGSPTAGGIFTQKTPILEQKLFIVIIATVVIVLAAICLILLFLRNRSSKRLNIGSNKSSGIPPPVSSKTGDEREADRRQVKSETDKVFVIGGVSQGLDAESDSKESSTTRSESSPASTDGLGSSGWGRWYSMRELQIATNQFSSQNVIGEGGYGIVYRGVLQDGSVIAVKKLLNKKGQAEKEFTVEVEAIGKVKHKNLVSLLGYCAEGAQRLLVYEYIDNGNLEQWLHGNVRPVSPLTWEIRMKIAIGTARGLAYLHEGLEPKVVHRDVKSSNILLDRKWNPKVSDFGLAKLLGPEKSYVTTRVMGTFGYVSPDYASTGMLNEGSDVYSFGILLMEIITGRSPVDYSRPPGEMNLVDWFKGMVSSRRSEEITDPLMAVPPPPRALKRILLLCLRCIDLDAIKRPKMGQIVHMLEADEFPFRVEPRPVRDTASLQAQVSSSNRAKGR, from the exons ATGGATGATTCCGGTAGCCCTACCGCCGGCGGAATTTTCACTCAGAAAACTCCGATTCTCGAACAGAAACTCTTCATCGTCATAATCGCTACAGTCGTGATCGTGCTCGCTGCTATTTGCCTAATTCTCCTGTTCCTCCGCAATCGGAGCTCAAAGCGGCTCAACATTGGCTCGAACAAGAGCTCCGGAATTCCGCCGCCGGTTTCTAGTAAGACCGGCGATGAGAGGGAGGCGGATCGGAGGCAGGTGAAGAGTGAGACGGACAAGGTGTTTGTGATCGGGGGCGTTTCGCAGGGTTTGGATGCGGAGTCGGATAGCAAGGAGTCGAGCACGACGCGGAGCGAGTCCTCGCCGGCGTCGACTGACGGTTTGGGGAGCTCTGGGTGGGGGCGGTGGTACAGCATGAGAGAGCTGCAGATTGCGACGAATCAGTTCTCGAGTCAAAATGTGATTGGAGAAGGTGGTTATGGAATTGTTTATCGTGGGGTTTTGCAGGATGGTTCCGTGATTGCGGTGAAAAAACTTCTGAACAAGAA GGGTCAGGCAGAGAAAGAGTTTACAGTGGAGGTTGAAGCTATTGGGAAAGTAAAGCACAAGAACCTCGTGAGTCTCCTAGGTTATTGTGCTGAAGGAGCTCAAAG GTTGCTGGTCTATGAGTACATTGACAATGGCAACTTGGAGCAGTGGTTACATGGCAATGTGAGGCCAGTTAGTCCGCTGACTTGGGAGATCCGCATGAAAATTGCCATTGGGACAGCTAGAGG ACTAGCATACTTACATGAAGGATTAGAGCCCAAAGTTGTCCATCGGGATGTAAAATCCAGCAACATTCTACTAGACAGGAAATGGAACCCAAAAGTGTCAGACTTTGGACTCGCCAAGTTATTGGGACCTGAGAAAAGCTATGTGACTACACGAGTGATGGGAACATTCGG ATATGTCTCCCCTGACTATGCAAGCACTGGTATGCTCAATGAGGGGAGCGATGTATACAGCTTTGGAATTCTACTCATGGAAATAATAACCGGAAGGAGCCCAGTAGACTATTCAAGACCGCCAGGAGAG ATGAACTTGGTAGATTGGTTCAAAGGGATGGTATCAAGTCGGCGTAGCGAAGAGATTACTGACCCACTGATGGCTGTTCCTCCTCCCCCAAGAGCACTCAAGAGAATACTACTGCTTTGCCTCCGATGTATAGACTTGGATGCCATCAAACGTCCTAAGATGGGTCAGATTGTACACATGCTTGAGGCTGATGAATTTCCTTTCCGCGTG GAGCCTCGTCCGGTTCGTGATACAGCATCTCTTCAGGCTCAAGTATCAAGCAGTAATAGAGCTAAGGGAAGATGA